In Kryptolebias marmoratus isolate JLee-2015 linkage group LG2, ASM164957v2, whole genome shotgun sequence, the genomic stretch TCTGTAGGTACGGACACAAGAAACATTGATACGTGACAAGAAAACATACTAAAATGAAAGCACAAAGATGGCAGCTGCTCTTTTAGGAGCCTGGTTGCTGTTAGTCCGACATCTTGGCAGCAGATAGCTGCGTCCGGACGGGACGCCGTGGAGCGGGTGGTCGGAATCTGCCAGGATCCGTCGGCCTTTTTCCACTAACCTCTCCACTTGTCGGTCACTGAGGTTCTTTAGCAGCTAttttgctgtgtgtttctgttctcaggtgataaaaacccaaaccaacagGCGGAGTTGACTCCATAAAGGTGCGAGTTTCTCGTCTTGACACTTGGTGGATATTATTGGTTCTGGAGAGACCATAGATCAACCCAGAGGGTCAAAACAGATGTCAATCAGAAGGGGAGGGCCTGCACAGACATTTtgaacagctaaaaactaacagTTACAAAACAATGTCTAAAAGACACTGGTGAAGACGAGGGTCCTTAACAAACTTGATGCCAGGACACGGAGCTCACCCAGCATACAGAACAGATATTTAATGTGAGTAAAGGACAACTTGTTGTAAAATATGGCTGATTCATGTTCGCTTGGACGTGTTTCAGTCAGTCTGAGCGGTTTATGGTGTTCGGGGCACAGTTCAGCTCGGATGATGTGCACGCCCACTGATCCATCGTAAAGGAAATCTGATcgaaatgaaaaaaatggctgcagcaaCGATATCAGATAAAAAGGCCCAAATGTTGCCTTGAACACGAGGCTCCTTCAGAGTTAGATTTATGTTGCTTTCTCTTCATGTCCAGTCCTGCAGCTTAGCTCCGTATTTTTAGCCTCACACAGAGCTTGGATTCATTGCTGTAAATGACCATAGATTATCTATTTCTTCACGCATCCTCCAGTTCCACTGTTTGAACCTTTCAGAGTACAATGTTAACCATTTGTTGATACTTTTAAATGTCCTCTAAATGTAAAATCATCCTGTTAGCAGGCTTTAATGGAGCCTCCTTGGGCTTTGGAGGCTTTTGTGAGGAGAAAACGAGTCATGAAATTGCGTTTAGCGACAGCTTTCGCCTGTCaagagttttttaaaacaccGTGAATATATTCTCTGTTTCATGTTTCGTGAGCCATTTATCTGCACCGCTAACACtgttctgtatttaaaaacGTACAGCAatgcttttcttcttgttgatgTTCACCATCTGTGATACTACAGCTACTATTGTCGTCACATTgtacgtgtttgtgtttttctttcagcaaaatatatttaaaaaacccttcatttcattttaataaaactcagaaagcatctacaactgactaccGTTATGGCCGCCgcagttaatcagttttagcaaacataaaattgACTACAACTCCGTCGATTTCACAGACACTGAGTTGAAACTGGgcgcagtagtagctgagagtcatccccaacacatactccgagctcTAACAGATCGTGTGAGGTCTTGCAGTGCTGCTTGAGATCGTTCGTGACTGAGTTTATTTGGTGTAAAACTCAGAAAGGCAGAGagtgatattcattccttcaaggagtgatACTTCTTCGGtatatttgaatttttgttgGGTTAATTTGGGTTTAGCccctgactttttgttttgtgtgaaattaAGGAACTCCTTCTTTTTATGGCCTCTGGTCTGTGTAAAAAGCCATCTTGTCATaaatctttggttttgtttaggAGAAGTTGTTTTCTTAAGCTCAGATAATCTTATCAGAAAGGACAGACAGTTCTTACATTTcttcaaagatttaaaaaaatatatgatttaTGCAGAgataaaaatctgttgttttaattttgaaatcttttgaaatgtgttgaaaataaatgtcaatgatttatgtgttcatttatctaataagaaattaagataagataaaactttattgtccaCCGAGATGGAAATTTTCCTTCGGCTCTCcaaccataaaataaaacattcatgcaaaaaaaatatcaacaattaGTGCCTAGAATAAAACACTCTGCACGCCGTATGAGAATGTTATCATCTGGTTTGGTTAAGTATTATTAGAAATTAGTCAAGTGGTTTAACAAacctcattatttatttatttaaccagtcaaatcccactgagatcatgaatctcttttttttaaagtggaccTATTGTGCTTCTATGAACAAGTTAggtgatggtcttcttgtaaggaagtgggtggagctccacttttggttgctaggtaacggggattgtgacgcaacaatcccgaggcttttaaaaacagatcgttttgcagacaccagaaaacatttatttattgctaaaaAACGGCTGggtgtgtcttttttttgctcttggactctttctagaagcagtagatatcCAAAttgaagtacaaaaacatgcaaaaagtgaattttgcatgataggtcccctttaagggAGGCCTGCGCCTGAAGGCAGCTTAAACATGCACGCTTTTACACTGTGGGAGAAAAATCCacgcaaacacgaggagaacatgcaaactccacatagaaaggccccaggtccaACCCAGGGCTTGAATCCAGGcccttcttgctgtgaagcaacaaAGCTAGCCACTAACCCACCGTGCTGCTATTACAGAAGAAGCCCAGTGATCCTGTTGGCAGAACctcttttgaacaggaaaagataaCCTTCGTCTGTGCAAATGATCAAGTTCCTGACCTTGTCAGAATCCCGAGTGGCtgacaataatttaaaatcttgtcACTTTTGATAAACGAGAGGGACCTTGGCTCTTCGCTCAGTAGAGCTCATTCGTCTTCGTCTTCGTCTTCGTCTTCGTCTTCGTCCCCCTCGTCTTTCATCTGCCATCGCCGCATTTTGTTTAAGCTaagcttaaaatgttttgtcaagatttgttttgtaaagtccaggattagaaaaaaacaaaaaagcgtTAAAGTTAACAAGAAACGTTTGTAACTTTAAGAGGTAAGTCCAAGTGAAGAATTGCTCTCTGACTCCATCAGCTTCTCAAATCCATCGCCACAACCTCGGGTGACCTCGAACGAAGCACTGACCGCTGATCATCAGCCTGCTTCCGTTCGGAGTCCCTCAGAAAGACTGCCTCGATCCAGTAAGGCACCTCAGAGTCTTCCCTCctggtggttttattttgactggTTTTAATTTGGTAATAAAATCCTCAAAGAACTAATTTGATCTCTTATATGATGAAAGCTGCCCATAACAAAAGAATCCATCTATCAGTCAAtgagatctgataaataataaagggAAATAAATCGAGTAATCTAAGTGTTTTCTTTAGGTTACAGTTTAATTTGTATTGACCGTTAAATTTGATCTGGTGCCTCTTTTAACAAAAGCCTAAAACAGAGGTAAGAGTATACACCCTTCTTACATCATTCTATTATATTTGtacagtttgttcttttgttcGATCAATCTGTCTTCCCGACTCCTCGTCACACATGATTTAAATCTCTGAATACCACACCTGTTCTTCATGTCGTATCACTCCCTCAGTGTACATAAAGCCCTGGTTCTCACTTGACTTGTCTGCTTTCTTGTTCATCCAATTTGATTCAGTGTGTGTATAAAAGGTTTGTAATTTATACCATCTGCATTTTGGCCCTTCACCTCTTTTAGTGTAACACGTTTTCCAAGAAAGGACTTCTTTCATCTGGACAGTTCTGCAAAACGTTGTAACAGCGCAGCATCGTCGGCATAGAGTGTTTGTGTCTTCGGCCTGCAGTGCAGAgctgtttctgttaaaaggcTTATTTTACGagaataaacactgatttattttgtaaaaggcCATTTTGTAACCAATCTGGACAGTTGTGGGCAAATTTTAAAACCTACAGCagtgcaaaacaaataaaggaacgaaatatgtttaaaaatgaacaaatgctAAAAGAATGTTAAATCAATACAGAGTTTTAAATCAGCTAGCTCATATTTATCGGCACATAGAGAAACTTTTCTTCTCGTTTCTGAACTCAGCAGCACATCAAAGTttgctaaacatttttttttgtttacattttgcacaataaatACAGTCAGCATATTTAAATACCCATGTTTTCATCAAAACATGGCAAACCTGACTTAAAATTCAAGTGTTTCAAAATACTAActggtatttttttgttcaggaaCTACATGCAGTCAATCTGAGCACAATGAGGATAAAATATGTGAACATCTGCTGCCATAAAGTCTGAACAGTGTGTGGTGAAAGCATTGCCCACACATAAATGACCGGAACATTATATCATTGCCAGAAGATTAATCATTCTTTGTCAGATTGTCTGGGATGGcggatccttttttttttttcagttgataaaaaactatttttttataccCTTTAAACACTGACGGGCATTCATATCCTCTCCCTCGTTTTCTCTCCGTGCTCTCAGACCAACACATGAGCGAGATGAACCCAAAATATTTTGTATGTGTAGAggctgagagtttcattgaaataatttgctaacacATTATTTAAtacatgcagaaacacacaattacattatcacccgcctttcaGAGTGATAAAGAAATTCTGTCTAAATACTGATTTGGCCAGGAATAGTTGCATAAATAGgctacagtatttatttatttattgtttttattgtgacatGTTTCCAGACTGAGCTAAGCTAATTAGCTATGGCTAAatgaattgtttaaaataactgaaaataaagtttaatgtaTCAGTACCGTGGATTCATGGGCGTCTTGTGGTAAATGTGTTTAAGAGTGTTTACAATTAGTCAGGAGTCCGAGGAATATTATGTTAAAAGtcgaaaaaactaattttttaaacatttcatgcGTCAGCTAATAGTTCGCAGTGATCTTGAACGCAGCACATTGACGTAATACGTAACCGCCCTACGTACGTGCTGTGTTTAGGGTTGTTGACCCGCGTagggtttattttgtttgttttgtttttattgttttgttttgttttgttggtgtaCTTCGGGTCCCGGCTGTCTCGGCGGTGAATGATGGAGCGCTGGAGGGGCAGGGTGGCTCTGGTGACCGGGGCCTCGGTCGGGATCGGAGCCGCCATCGCCAAAGAGCTGGTCCGGTTCGGGATGAAGGTGGTGGGCTGCGCGAGGAGCGTGGAGAAAATCCAGGTGAGCTCNNNNNNNNNNNNNNNNNNNNNNNNNNNNNNNNNNNNNNNNNNNNNNNNNNNNNNNNNNNNNNNNNNNNNNNNNNNNNNNNNNNNNNNNNNNNNNNNNNNNNNNNNNNNNNNNNNNNNNNNNNNNNNNNNNNNNNNNNNNNNNNNNNNNNNNNNNNNNNNNNNNNNNNNNNNNNNNNNNNNNNNNNNNNNNNNNNNNNNNNNNNNNNNNNNNNNNNNNNNNNNNNNNNNNNNNNNNNNNNNNNNNNNNNNNNNNNNNNNNNNNNNNNNNNNNNNNNNNNNNNNNNNNNNNNNNNNNNNNNNNNNNNNNNNNNNNNNNNNNNNNNNNNNNNNNNNNNNNNNNNNNNNNNNNNNNNNNNNNNNNNNNNNNNNNNNNNNNNNNNNNNNNNNNNNNNNNNNNNNNNNNNNNNNNNNNNNNNNNNNNNNNNNNNNNNNNNNNNNNNNNNNNNNNNNNNNNNNNNNNNNNNNNNNNNNNNNNNNNNNNNNNNNNNNNNNNNNNNNNNNNNNNNNNNNNNNNNNNNNNNNNNNNNNNNNNNNNNNNNNNNNNNNNNNNNNNNNNNNNNNNNNNNNNNNNNNNNNNNNNNNNNNNNNNNNNNNNNNNNNNNNNNNNNNNNNNNNNNNNNNNNNNNNNNNNNNNNNNNNNNNNNNNNNNNNNNNNNNNNNNNNNNNNNNNNNNNNNNNNNNNNNNNNNNNNNNNNNNNNNNNNNNNNNNNNNNNNNNNNNNNNNNNNNNNNNNNNNNNNNNNNNNNNNNNNNNNNNNNNNNNNNNNNNNNNNNNNNNNNNNNNNNNNNNNNNNNNNNNNNNNNNNNNNNNNNNNNNNNNNNNNNNNNNNNNNNNNNNNNNNNNNNNNNNNNNNNNNNNNNNNNNNNNNNNNNNNNNNNNNNNNNNNNNNNNNNNNNNNNNNNNNNNNNNNNNNNNNNNNNNNNNNNNNNNNNNNNNNNNNNNNNNNNNNNNNNNNNNNNNNNNNNNNNNNNNNNNNNNNNNNNNNNNNNNNNNNNNNNNNNNNNNNNNNNNNNNNNNNNNNNNNNNNNNNNNNNNNNNNNNNNNNNNNNNNNNNNNNNNNNNNNNNNNNNNNNNNNNNNNNNNNNNNNNNNNNNNNNNNNNNNNNNNNNNNNNNNNTTTTTTTTTCATCCGCCCCGTTTGTGCTTCCGCAGGTGAACGTCGTGGCTCTGAGCGTCTGCACTCGTGAGGCGTACCAGTCCATGAAGGAAAGGAACGTGGACGACGGCCACATCATCAACCTGAACAGGTGAAGGTCCACCTGAAGACGATCAAACCTGTGAAGGAAACCGTTGTTAGATCAGAGTTCCTTCCTCTGCTCCAGAGTAAGCAGCTCGGAAAGGAAGGAAGTTTGCATTTAGTTCATTATTTCTCTGCTGTAATAAATCTGATATCGTTGgaaaccattttgttttaaatggagaCACATCTGTTGGGAAAATGCATCTAATCTGCCGAACAGATGAGTCTGCTCACGATTGTTTGGTGTCATTTAGTGGGTTGGATGGTCGGAGCCTGAAGAAACGAGGCATATTGGCAGTTTAACTGTTTGTCAGTTTAAcgcagtagcatgtggaagaaccatacacagccacgaAAGCCTGAACGCCCCCCTCCTCGCGCTGCACGGTCACACATCGAGCTGTTTGACGAGCGACAAACGTGGCTCCATTTAAAGGGGAAAGAAACTGGCTTTTCCAAAGATATCAGGTTTATTTCCAAGGCGCTCCGTTACACGAAGAACTAATCAGCCGAAGCCGAACTTCCTTCCTTTTCGTGCCGTTTGCAGCAGATGAAGAAGAACTGACCTGACAATGATTTTCTTCCCAGGTTCGATCCCCCCTCAGGTTGACGAACATTACCCTTTTAGCATCAATCAGGCGTCCCAGAACATAAATGTTACATCTCAGATCGCACATTTCCACCAATCAGAAGACAGCTGCGGGAAACGACTACGGTCCGACTCGGCATGTTGCTTTTCCTGACGGGTCGTGATCGGGGATATTTCTCCTCCTGGTTGGTCTCGGGGCTGGAACTGTTTTATGAGTTCATCCCTTAAATAGTTTATAGATTAAAGGAGCGTTTCATGAAAGGATGCCAGTCAGCGCGtgattatttatctttttatgaaCGAGGATTCACAGGCAAAATCACAACTAACCCggtccaaaagaaaaaaaagaaagaaaactcagacttgttttgacctttttaaataaaaaccctcaAACTTTAACGCAGACGTCAAATATTAGTTACAGCGGAGATCTAAAGAGATGAAATGGACCACAGAGAGTCGGCTCTGAGACGTTTCGCTGACGCCTTCTGTTCCAGCATGTGCGGCCATCGAATCCCCCCCCCCGCGCCGAGGCCCATTTCTACACGGCCACCAAGTTCGCCGTGACGGCGCTGACCGAGGGCCTGAGGCAGGAGCTGCGCGAGGCGAAGACTCACATCTGAGCCACGGTGAGGGCCCCCCCCCTCAATTGGACGCTTTGTGCTCGTTCGGGCCTCGGCGTGGGTCATCGAGTCGATCCGGCCCGATGGATTCGCCGCGCCTCGTCACGAGCTCTCAGAGCAGAAAAGTGGAACATTCCTCctggttggttgtttttttcaaccATCCTGCCTCTCTGCAGTGCATTTCTCCAGGTGTGGTGAAGACCGAAATCGTTTTCCGGTTCTTCAACCAGAAACCAGACACACCTGCCGCTCTTTACTCCCAGTTTAAGGTAAACATTTcatctcttttattttgtttttttaagcacatttttcACACATTGCCTCCTTCCCGACAGCCTCTGGAAGCCGTAGACGTTGCTAACGCCGTCGTCTACGTCCTGAGCGCTCCTCCTCAtgtgcaggtttttatttttacaagttaaaCACGACTCTAaatcttttctccttcttctaaAACACCGGttcttttcctttccaggtcggAGATGTTCAGATGCGATCTGTGGAGCAGGTGTCGTAGAGCCGCGCCGTGCGGACGCTGAATTTAcgtgtttttatcatttcaagCATCAGACTGAACTGGAGTCGAGTTAATAAACGTCTGATTTAGAGATCGTTGCTCTTTGTTGTCATCGCAGGAAACGGGGAGTGCAATTTGTCGCTCCAGACAATTTAATATGAAGTTTAATCCCGTTTAATACACAAATACTTCACCtacaacatttctttttttacaattcagtgttttttataaaaaataaatgtaaaagagaGACTGATTGCCATAAAAATGCACTTCTGTACAAATCATCCTCAcgtcatctttattttttttaacattgtgggcgcttcaataaaatccttaCTTTGAATTTTTCCTCctaaaattgaatttatttcattcagtttattaaaagtcGTCTCCAGGTTGACTCAGGTCCTCTGGACCGGTTCTTCTTAGATGACACGGttcgtcttttatccaaaaAGACCCTGTTGGATTCTTCTGCCTGGATCCTTGAGCCTGCGTCGGGACGTTCACATGTTATAAAacccagttagtaaaagtttttATCTAAGGAAGTCAGCAGATTGGGTTGAATCTTCATTTTTGTCTCCgtctctcatcctgagcagcaggtcggtgacagtgggaaggaatgactccattttaacaggaagaaaccagTAGTAGttttagtagtagtagtggttGTAGTAGTAGTTATATTATTAGTATTACTAGTAGGAGCAGTTGTAATAGTAGATATagtattattagtagtagtagctttaaaaagtctttgtttcttCAGGCGCAAACTCACTtgtgtccagcagagggcagcatcAACATCTCTGTTCCTGCAGATCTGAGAGGCTTtgttgggaaaaataaatatatatatgtgtgtgtgtctttgtctatttttaatAGTCGATTCCTTGGGCAGGAATAGTTGCATAAATAGGctgcagtatttatttatttattgtttttactgtggCATGTTTCCAGATTGAGCTAAGCTAATTAGCTAATGCtaaatgaattgttttaaacaactgaaaacaaagctaAATGTGTCAGTACCGTGGAATTTTGGGCTTGTTGTGGTAAATGTGTTTAAGAGTGTTTACAACTTGTGAACAGTCCGAATAATATTATGTTAAAAGTCAAATGAACGATTTTGTTAAACATTCCATGCGTGAGCTAATAGTTCGCAGCGATCTTGAACGCAGCACGGTGACGTAATACGTAACCGCCCTACGTACGTGCTGCGTTTAAGGTTATAGACCCGCGTAGGGTTTGTTTTcttcgtttgttttgttttgttggtgtaCTTCGTGTCCCGGCTGTCTCGGCGGTGAATGATGGAGCGCTGGAGGGGCAGGGTGGCTCTGGTGACCGGGGCCTCGGTCGGGATCGGAGCCGCCATCGCCAAAGAGCTGGTCCGGTTCGGGATGAAGGTGGTGGGCTGCGCGAGGAGCGTGGAGAAAATCCAGGTGAGCTCNACGATTGTTTGGTGTCATTTAGTGGGTTGGATGGTCGGAGCCTGAAGAAACGAGGCATATTGGCAGTTTAACTGTTTGTCAGTTTAAcgcagtagcatgtggaagaaccatacacagccacgaAAGCCTGAACGCCCCCCTCCTCGCGCTGCACGGTCACACATCGAGCTGTTTGACGAGCGACAAACGTGGCTCCATTTAAAGGGGAAAGAAACTGGCTTTTCCAAAGATATCAGGTTTATTTCCAAGACGCCTTCTGTTCCAGCATGTGCGGCCATCGAATCATCCCCAGCTCCGACATCCATTTCTACACGGCCACCAAGTTCGCCGTGACGGCGCTGACCGAGGGCCTGAGGCAGGAGCTGCGCGAGGCAAAGACTCACATCCGAGCCACGGTGAGGCCTCCCGATGGATTCGCCGTGCCTCGTCACGAGCTCTCAGAGCAGAAAATGTGGATAATTCCTCctggttggttgttttttcaCCGTCTTGCCTCTCTGCAGTGCATTTCTCCAGGTTTGGTGGAAACCGAATTCGGCCCCCGGCTCTTCAGCCAGACGCCAGAAAAAGCCGCCGCTCTTTACTCTCAGTATAAGGTAAACATTTcatctcttttattttgttttttaagcacatttttcACACGTTGCCTCCTTCCCGACAGCCTCTGGAAGCCGTAGACGTTGCTAACGCCGTCGTCTACGTCCTGAGCGCTCCTCCTCAtgtgcaggtttttatttttacaagttaaaCACGATTCTAaatcttttctccttcttctaaAACACCGGttcttttcctttccaggtcggAGATGTTCAGATGCGATCTGTGGAGCAGGTGTCGTAGAGCCGCGCCGTGCGGACGCTGAATTTACGTGTTTTTATNNNNNNNNNNNNNNNNNNNNNNNNNNNNNNNNNNNNNNNNNNNNNNNNNNNNNNNNNNNNNNNNNNNNNNNNNNNNNNNNNNNNNNNNNNNNNNNNNNNNNNNNNNNNNNNNNNNNNNNNNNNNNNNNNNNNNNNNNNNNNNNNNNNNNNNNNNNNNNNNNNNNNNNNNNNNNNNNNNNNNNNNNNNNNNNNNNNNNNNNNNNNNNNNNNNNNNNNNNNNNNNNNNNNNNNNNNNNNNNNNNNNNNNNNNNNNNNNNNNNN encodes the following:
- the LOC108235955 gene encoding dehydrogenase/reductase SDR family member 11-like; translated protein: MERWRGRVALVTGASVGIGAAIAKELVRFGMKVVGCARSVEKIQFSSAPFVLPQVNVVALSVCTREAYQSMKERNVDDGHIINLNSMCGHRIIPSSDIHFYTATKFAVTALTEGLRQELREAKTHIRATCISPGLVETEFGPRLFSQTPEKAAALYSQYKPLEAVDVANAVVYVLSAPPHVQVGDVQMRSVEQVS